The following coding sequences are from one Strix uralensis isolate ZFMK-TIS-50842 chromosome 6, bStrUra1, whole genome shotgun sequence window:
- the NXPH2 gene encoding neurexophilin-2 — protein sequence MVHLQPLPLVVVQGVLQLVLCDINQVVQAADVLDWEDKDAAETLVDNVVHSRIINPLRLFVKPSPVLKHGQVSYSDSIENFWDWLSNITEVQESLARTKRRPIVKTGKFKKMFGWGDFHSNIKTVKLNLLITGKIVDHGNGTFSVYFRHNSTGLGNVSVSLVPPSKVVEFESSPQSTLETKESKSFNCRIEYEKTDRAKKTALCNFDPSKICYQEQTQSHVSWLCSKPFKVICIYIAFYSVDYKLVQKVCPDYNYHSETPYLSSG from the coding sequence GTACTTTGCGACATTAATCAAGTTGTACAAGCCGCAGACGTGCTGGACTGGGAAGACAAGGATGCTGCAGAGACACTGGTTGACAACGTGGTCCATTCCAGGATCATCAATCCTTTACGCCTGTTTGTTAAGCCATCCCCAGTACTGAAACATGGCCAGGTGTCCTACTCGGACAGCATAGAAAACTTTTGGGATTGGTTGTCCAACATCACGGAGGTTCAGGAATCTCTTGCACGAACTAAACGCAGACCTATAGTAAAAACTGGGAAATTCAAGAAAATGTTTGGATGGGGTGACTTCCACTCTAACATCAAAACTGTTAAGCTGAACCTCCTGATCACAGGGAAAATCGTCGATCACGGCAATGGGACCTTCAGTGTTTATTTCCGACATAACTCCACAGGTCTgggaaatgtttctgtaagcctGGTGCCACCTTCCAAGGTGGTCGAGTTTGAATCGTCTCCACAGTCAACACTGGAGACCAAGGAATCCAAGTCCTTCAATTGCCGAATTGAGTACGAAAAAACAGACCGCGCGAAAAAAACTGCCTTGTGCAATTTTGACCCCTCGAAGATCTGCTATCAAGAGCAGACCCAAAGCCATGTCTCCTGGTTGTGTTCCAAACCATTTAAAGTTATCTGCATTTACATTGCTTTTTACAGCGTAGATTACAAACTGGTGCAGAAGGTCTGTCCTGATTATAATTACCATAGTGAGACTCCGTACTTGTCCTCTGGCTGA